The Denticeps clupeoides chromosome 5, fDenClu1.1, whole genome shotgun sequence genome includes a region encoding these proteins:
- the tor4aa gene encoding torsin-4A — translation MEHQDLIKSSNKGQLEMDTKENLPSFSQLSAKVRAMVRIQQKYQALKRRRMEMSSSLSFTSSRNTSPKIFTFDDKSPSSIDYTQALMKKRKDRKRTRILYPNGVRKITPNKEHSRAKNCLYLLCIIVFLQVYNAIENLDDHVLRYDLEGLEKTLKREVFGQKEVMENLLAHLKDYLSTYVHSKPLVLSLHGATGVGKSLLGRVLAQHFRSVVGETLVLQFFVLHHCPLDGNISRCSQSLSSQVSDIVLQAEEEEKIPIFIFDEVEHMPKELLDLIYNLIHSQHTNEYLNVIYILISNLGHEDITKFVLHNSSSSDTADRTHLPRELSPMLQTYLRTHHPVWKDTEILPLTLLEKTHVIECFVDEMSREGFYPDLPHIEQLASEIPYYYVRGREYSRTGCKQVVAKVNLL, via the coding sequence atgGAACATCAAGACCTTATTAAAAGTTCCAACAAGGGTCAGCTGGAAATGGACACTAAAGAAAATTTGCCAAGTTTTTCGCAGTTGTCTGCAAAGGTGCGGGCAATGGTGCGAATTCAACAAAAATACCAGGCCCTTAAAAGGCGTCGCATGGAAATGTCCTCTTCACTGTCCTTCACAAGTTCACGGAATACAAGCCCTAAGATCTTCACCTTTGATGACAAGAGCCCAAGTTCAATAGACTACACCCAAGCATTAATGAAAAAGAGGAAGGACAGGAAAAGGACACGGATCCTGTATCCAAATGGGGTTCGTAAAATAACCCCAAACAAAGAGCACAGCCGTGCTAAAAACTGCCTTTATTTGTTATGCATCATTGTGTTTCTTCAAGTCTACAATGCTATCGAGAACCTTGATGATCACGTCCTGCGTTATGATCTAGAGGGGCTTGAAAAAACCCTAAAAAGAGAGGTTTTTGGCCAGAAGGAGGTGATGGAGAATCTTCTCGCACACCTGAAGGACTACTTATCAACCTATGTCCACAGCAAGCCTCTTGTGTTGTCACTCCATGGTGCCACAGGTGTGGGTAAGAGCCTTTTAGGTCGGGTGCTGGCCCAGCATTTCCGGTCTGTGGTTGGGGAGACCTTGGTCCTGCAATTCTTTGTACTTCATCACTGCCCATTAGATGGAAACATCTCCAGATGCAGTCAAAGCCTGTCTTCTCAGGTCTCTGATATAGTCCTCcaagcagaggaagaagaaaagataCCCATATTCATCTTTGATGAGGTTGAGCACATGCCCAAAGAGCTTCTGGACCTGATTTATAACCTGATCCACTCACAGCACACAAATGAATACCTCAATGTCATCTACATTCTCATCAGCAATCTTGGGCATGAAGACATCACAAAGTTTGTTCTTCACAATTCCTCTAGCTCAGACACAGCAGACAGGACCCATCTCCCCAGGGAGCTCAGTCCTATGCTACAAACGTACCTAAGGACACACCATCCAGTGTGGAAGGACACTGAAATTTTACCCCTGACCCTGTTGGAGAAAACTCATGTAATCGAATGCTTTGTGGACGAGATGTCCAGGGAGGGTTTTTACCCCGACCTGCCTCACATAGAGCAGCTAGCTTCGGAGATCCCATACTACTATGTCAGGGGGCGAGAATATTCTCGTACTGGATGTAAACAGGTGGTAGCAAAGGTGAACCTTTTGTGA
- the brap gene encoding BRCA1-associated protein yields the protein MSVSLVVIRLELADQSLFPLGFQYCADRSMSEEEVQEMALGSAKVSLSGKSNLEKAAVLHQHIGSRAMTDMMIETIRPMSENSGDETGVSGDGKQAAPATNDRPSSRSGKEASDGGNEPDSPSKQLPEQISFFSGNPSVEIVHGIMHLYKTNKMTSLTEDVRRSAMICVLTVPATMTSHDLMKFVAPFHDVMEHMKIIRDSTPNQYMALIKFSTQADADSFYTACNGRQFNSIEDAVCQLIYVERAEVIKSEEGASLPVMDLTELPKCTVCLERMDESVNGVLTTLCNHSFHSQCLQRWEDASCPVCRYCQTPEPVEENKCFECGVQENLWICLICGHIGCGRYVSRHAYKHFEETQHTYAMQLTNHRVWDYAGDNYVHRLVASKTDGKMVQYECEGDTCQDEKIDALQLEYSYLLTSQLESQRVYWENKIVHLEKDTAEEINNMKSKFKETIEKCDSLERKLNELTKDKQSVEKKCTQLGTRVTRLTQELQEEREMNRCLRANQMELQAQLQEEERRGQNVTQQKESQISELQEQLRDVMFYLETQQQINQMPAEARQEIQEGQINIASAPAPAQPSTSNLGSGKLGGRKGRGKRGK from the exons ATGAGTGTCTCACTGGTGGTGATCCGCCTGGAGCTGGCTGACCAGTCTCTGTTCCCGCTGGGTTTTCAGTACTGTGCCG ATCGGAGTATGTCGGAAGAGGAAGTTCAAGAGATGGCTCTGGGTTCTGCTAAAGTTTCCTTGAGCGGAAAGTCCAATCTTGAGAAAGCCGCAGTTCTGCACCAGCACATTGGGAGCAGGGCAATGACTGACATGATGATTGAAACCATCAGACCCATGTCAG AAAACAGTGGAGATGAGACTGGGGTCTCTGGTGATGGCAAGCAGGCTGCCCCGGCCACAAACGACAGACCCTCTAGTAGAAGTGGCAAAGAGGCCAGCGACGGTGGAAATGAACCCGACTCACCGTCCAAACAGCTGCCAGAGCAAATCTCCTTCTTCAGTGGCAACCCATCAGTGGAGATCGTGCATGGCATTATGCACCTTTACAAAACAAA TAAGATGACATCTTTGACGGAGGATGTGAGGCGCAGTGCCATGATTTGTGTTCTCACTGTGCCGGCCACCATGACAAGCCATGACCTCATGAAGTTTGTTGCTCCTTTTCATGATGTCATGGAACACATGAAGATCATCCGAGACTCCACTCCCAACCAGTACATGGCACTGATCAAATTCAGCACCCAG GCTGATGCAGATAGCTTCTACACAGCCTGCAACGGTCGGCAATTTAACTCCATAGAGGATGCTGTGTGTCAGCTGATCTATGTGGAGAGAGCAGAAGTCATCAAGTCTGAAGAG GGGGCCAGCTTGCCAGTGATGGACCTGACCGAACTGCCCAAGTGCACGGTGTGCCTAGAGCGTATGGATGAGTCGGTGAACGGAGTTCTGACCACCCTGTGTAACCACAGCTTTCACAGCCAGTGTCTGCAGCGATGGGAGGATGCCTC GTGTCCTGTGTGCCGATACTGCCAAACGCCAGAGCCAGTGGAAGAAAACAAGTGTTTTGAGTGTGGAGTTCAGGAG AACCTTTGGATCTGCCTGATTTGTGGTCACATTGGTTGTGGTCGCTACGTCAGCCGCCATGCCTACAAGCACTTTGAGGAGACCCAGCACACGTATGCCATGCAGCTGACCAACCACCGTGTGTGGGACTATGCTGGAG ATAACTACGTCCACCGCCTGGTGGCCAGTAAGACGGATGGAAAGATGGTGCAGTACGAGTGTGAAGGGGACACTTGTCAGGACGAGAAAATTGACGCACTACAGCTAGAG TACTCCTACCTTCTGACCAGTCAACTGGAATCCCAGCGTGTTTACTGGGAAAACAAAATAGTTCACCTCGAAAAAGACACCGCTGAGGAG ATCAATAATATGAAGTCCAAATTTAAAGAGACTATTGAGAAGTGTGACAGTCTGGAGCGCAAGTTGAATGAGTTAACCAAAGATAAACAGTCTGTGGAGAAAAA GTGCACACAGCTTGGTACCCGTGTCACTCGGCTGACGCAGGAGCTCCAGGAGGAGCGGGAGATGAACCGCTGTCTGCGGGCAAATCAGATGGAGTTGCAggcacagctgcaggaggaggagcgcCGTGGCCAGAACGTCACCCAGCAAAAGGAAAGCCAGATTTCCGAGCTGCAGGAGCAGTTGCGTGATGTCATGTTCTACCTGGAGACACAGCAACAAATCAACCAGATGCCCGCAGAAGCCCGGCAGGAGATCCAGGAGGGGCAGATAAACATTGCCTCTGCCCCTGCTCCGGCCCAACCAAGCACCTCCAACCTCGGCTCAGGCAAgctgggtggcaggaaggggCGTGGTAAAAGAGGAAAATAG